One window of the Manihot esculenta cultivar AM560-2 chromosome 14, M.esculenta_v8, whole genome shotgun sequence genome contains the following:
- the LOC110631377 gene encoding flavanone 3-dioxygenase 3, producing the protein MEGDLKSSSSFTIGNTAQETGLSYLPDCYVFPPSHRPSLAPEVANVPIIDFAMLKQNPGQRAQVIRAIGNACRRLGYFQIINHGICPTTLEGALSAASDYFELPMEEKIKLMSNDVRKPVRYGTSIRDGTDKFQFWRVFLKHYAYPLSDWLDLWPNNPPHYREKMGKYCQEARKLALELMAAITESLGLGPTYLGSKMEEGVHVMAVNCYPPCPKPDMALGLPPHSDYSCLTILLQSSPGLEIMDPEDGKWKAVPDQLHGTLQVQVGDHVEVLSNGLYKSILHRVTLNSQKTRISIASLHSLGADEKMGTAKELVDDQHPERYKESSFRDFLNFISSNDIGEGKSFKSTLIRH; encoded by the exons ATGGAAGGTGATCTGAAGAGCTCAAGTTCATTTACAATTGGCAATACTGCCCAAGAGACAGGCCTCTCGTACTTGCCGGATTGTTATGTATTTCCGCCGTCTCACCGTCCTAGTTTGGCTCCTGAGGTTGCCAATGTACCCATCATTGATTTTGCTATGCTGAAACAGAATCCCGGCCAAAGGGCTCAGGTGATCAGAGCAATTGGAAATGCTTGTCGCCGTTTGGGTTACTTTCAG ATAATAAATCATGGAATTTGCCCAACCACACTAGAGGGAGCCCTGTCAGCAGCATCAGATTATTTCGAATTACCCATGGAAGAGAAAATTAAGTTGATGTCAAACGACGTACGGAAGCCTGTAAGGTACGGGACAAGCATCAGGGACGGGACTGACAAATTCCAATTTTGGAGGGTCTTCCTCAAGCATTATGCATATCCTCTTTCTGACTGGCTTGATTTATGGCCCAACAATCCTCCTCATTATAG GGAAAAGATGGGGAAATATTGTCAGGAAGCGAGGAAACTGGCTCTGGAATTAATGGCAGCCATAACAGAGAGCCTTGGGCTAGGTCCCACATATTTGGGCAGCAAAATGGAGGAGGGGGTTCACGTCATGGCAGTAAATTGCTACCCACCATGCCCAAAACCAGATATGGCTCTAGGGTTACCGCCCCATTCGGACTACAGTTGCCTAACcattctgctccagagttcacCTGGCTTGGAGATCATGGACCCAGAAGATGGCAAGTGGAAGGCGGTTCCAGATCAACTCCATGGCACTCTTCAGGTCCAAGTTGGGGACCATGTTGAGGTGCTGAGCAATGGCCTTTATAAAAGCATTTTGCATAGGGTTACACTCAACTCTCAGAAGACTCGAATATCAATTGCCAGTCTACATAGTCTTGGTGCAGATGAGAAAATGGGAACTGCAAAGGAGCTTGTGGATGATCAACATCCTGAGCGATATAAAGAAAGCAGCTTCAGAGatttcttgaattttatttCCAGCAATGATATTGGAGAAGGCAAAAGCTTCAAGAGTACATTAATTAGACATTAA
- the LOC110631149 gene encoding cyclin-U4-1 produces MADLEATAVMPKVIAFLSSLLQRVAESNDLTHQLYPQRISVFHGLTRPNISVQNYLERIFKYANCSPSCFVVAYVYLDRFAQKQPSFPINSFNVHRLLITSVLLSVKFLDDIYYNNAYYAKVGGISTSEMNVLEVDFLFGLGFQLNVTPTTFHTYCSYLQKEMLMQSAVDLVDNPLNMGRPLKIHCCFNEDESTHQKQLAV; encoded by the exons ATGGCGGATTTAGAGGCCACAGCAGTGATGCCGAAGGTGATTGCATTTCTTTCCTCTCTCCTCCAACGAGTTGCAGAATCGAACGATCTTACCCATCAACTATACCCACAGAGGATCTCGGTGTTCCATGGCCTCACCAGGCCCAACATATCTGTTCAAAACTATCTCGAAAGAATCTTCAAGTACGCCAATTGTAGTCCCTCCTGCTTCGTTGTTGCCTACGTTTATCTTGACCGTTTTGCCCAGAAACAGCCTTCTTTTCCAATCAATTCTTTCAATGTCCATAGGCTGCTTATCACCAGCGTCTTGCTTTCTGTCAAGTTCTTGGACGACAT ATATTACAACAATGCTTACTACGCTAAAGTTGGAGGGATCAGCACATCAGAGATGAATGTTCTTGAAGTGGATTTCTTGTTTGGTTTAGGGTTTCAATTAAATGTGACACCCACCACATTCCACACTTACTGCTCTTATCTCCAGAAAGAGATGTTGATGCAATCTGCTGTTGATTTAGTAGACAATCCTCTAAATATGGGTAGGCCATTAAAAATCCATTGTTGTTTCAATGAAGATGAATCCACCCATCAAAAGCAACTCGCTGTTTAG
- the LOC110631376 gene encoding uncharacterized protein LOC110631376, whose product MHRSASWNKVAVDYFLHPSQNAAAGMRISPLPEEKELPTYDPIVEMANKEKRIKFAENAVHVIPFLLMLCAFTLWFFSNPDVGVGVKTDSIAARIEGHIKTNSHATQTRSLPIDLDAPRRTTDHKIGRRLTDISR is encoded by the exons atgCATCGATCGGCGAGCTGGAACAAGGTGGCGGTTGACTACTTCCTTCACCCATCGCAAAATGCTGCAGCTGGGATGAGAATATCACCTTTGCCGGAGGAGAAGGAACTGCCGACTTATGATCCAATCGTGGAAATGGCAAACAAGGAAAAACGTATCAAGTTTGCTGAGAATGCTGTGCATGTTATTCCTTTCTTGCTGATGCTTTGTGCATTTACTTTATGGTTCTTTTCTAATCCAG ATGTGGGGGTGGGAGTTAAAACGGATTCCATAGCAGCAAGAATTGAAGGTCACATCAAAACCAATAGTCATGCTACCCAAACAAGGTCTTTACCAATTGATTTGGATGCGCCTAGACGAACCACGGATCATAAAATTGGCAGAAGATTAACAGATATATCTCGTTGA
- the LOC110600198 gene encoding peptide methionine sulfoxide reductase A1: protein MIHNLATFPSSTASSRLLLISSSNSKPLLSLPKKLPFFSSKSLASPQNSRPISYYRPPMNILNKLGFGTRSPDPSTMDPTVPQGPDDDLPAPGQQFAQFGAGCFWGVELVFQRVPGVIKTEVGYSQGLLHNPTYEDVCTGITNHNEVVRVQYDPKECSYETLLDAFWARHDPTTLNRQGNDVGTQYRSGIYFYTAQQEKAARESLERQQKILNRKIVTEILPAKKFYRAEEYHQQYLEKGGRFGFKQSAEKGCNDPIRCYG from the exons ATGATCCACAATCTAGCAACCTTCCCTTCCTCCACCGCCAGCTCACGGCTCCTCCTCATCTCCTCCTCTAATTCCAAACCCCTTCTATCTCTACCCAAAAAGCTCCcatttttttcttctaaatCTCTTGCTTCCCCTCAAAACTCTCGACCCATCTCATATTACCGGCCCCCAATGAACATCCTCAACAAACTCGGTTTCGGCACTAGGTCCCCTGACCCATCCACCATGGATCCCACAGTCCCTCAAGGCCCTGACGACGACTTGCCAGCCCCTGGACAACAGTTCGCTCAGTTTGGAGCTGGATGCTTCTGGGGGGTTGAATTGGTCTTCCAGAGAGTTCCTGGGGTTATCAAAACTGAGGTGGGATATAGTCAGGGTTTATTGCATAATCCAACCTATGAGGATGTTTGTACTGGAATTACCAACCACAATGAGGTTGTCAGAGTACAGTATGATCCCAAGGAGTGTAGCTATGAGACTCTTCTTGATGCTTTCTGGGCTAGGCATGACCCTACTACCTTGAATCGTCAG GGAAATGATGTGGGAACACAATACAGATCTGGAATATACTTTTACACAGCACAGCAGGAAAAAGCAGCACGCGAGAGCCTGGAACGACAACAGAAGATCTTGAACCGGAAGATAGTTACTGAAATTTTACCTGCCAAGAAGTTTTACAGAGCTGAAGAATATCACCAGCAATACCTTGAGAAAGGGGGCCGTTTCGGATTTAAGCAATCTGCTGAGAAAGGCTGCAATGATCCCATCAGATGCTATGGCTAA